One window from the genome of Streptococcus salivarius encodes:
- a CDS encoding RNA-directed DNA polymerase, which translates to MEIESINAGILAIKILNELKYNKRMFYNWPIWFRGDKEENIRELLVSEISNIKNELLKGTLNPKLEEIEAIPMYKKVKDNSGSQSHNVITFSSSKKITGKIEFNYFIQLSLQDFIVSVIWVETVGKIVDNGFDSDIYANRLSVSQSSFFKPYFDAYSEFRDSNFDKMRQWINNKETGIYIQTDLSRCYYNVSVQNIKERLLNELRKHSISGLEFITEYIFSIIEKYNNLKEVREFLATLNNSEEKNQESIDRVLPIGFLPSNILSNLYLLELDQKIKEEFYPVNYSRYVDDIVFLIKTDISENYLSSELPEVERIKSKLSLIKNSLKNSVELNEEKTLFFIVNKQNDINYLNKFEKETQQLSSDNYRLIDPNEYDKEFENAYKLTQGLTKLSDLFTIVRDKKYISRTISTIFNYIFWNLKEDIDGDNVRLSKKFIDYFYSFVDDEFLLNLFDYWYQLIVIELVSKKLLLSEHSKSPISIKKYKLKFWNRFQLLKENVNEENDYLNVFLSNFEKKVEKIFSCKINTPLYQIQEYFRYPRYKLENIIDETSLFYFEKQLRKLVQFKCSQSLSISSKNEDFLTIIKKNFCNNFPAAQDIKVFDNADTKIEGYESKDRIVLSQSNFETYSKREKYFLSNSKNKSNITDIVITLNESDRNNADVLLYPEQGIPIQEIYSLVRFSKKTKTLVIGGMDFIYLKEKEKVLNLTFIIRPFKVLKGEKEYKDVEIILLPKIYPSPIEYETFHNSRAYSGDNWEIYIPNPDEWKNQHIIEFKGSYHAILNCYEATSIDLKYEISKEEPEIVHLITNNKDIKYYYQIAESLSRDLMAVSTITNYSKFGGVEVFSPYKEEYKRQISLHKGAKNTHVDICDIDLEAIKHKRLNNLDSTMKQNPPKHYYRNLGK; encoded by the coding sequence GTGGAGATTGAAAGTATTAATGCAGGGATTTTAGCAATAAAGATTTTGAATGAGCTTAAGTATAACAAGAGAATGTTTTATAATTGGCCGATATGGTTTAGGGGAGATAAAGAAGAGAATATTCGAGAATTACTTGTTTCAGAGATTTCTAATATAAAAAACGAGTTACTAAAAGGTACTCTTAATCCTAAATTGGAAGAAATCGAAGCCATCCCAATGTATAAAAAAGTTAAGGATAATTCAGGAAGTCAATCTCATAATGTTATTACATTCTCTTCTTCTAAGAAAATTACTGGGAAAATAGAATTTAATTATTTCATTCAGTTAAGTTTACAAGATTTTATTGTGAGTGTGATTTGGGTAGAAACTGTTGGAAAAATAGTTGATAATGGGTTTGATAGTGATATTTATGCTAACAGATTGTCAGTATCGCAAAGTAGTTTTTTTAAACCATATTTTGATGCATATTCTGAGTTTCGTGATTCGAACTTTGATAAGATGCGTCAATGGATAAATAATAAGGAGACAGGTATATATATACAGACTGATTTGTCAAGGTGTTATTATAATGTTAGTGTACAAAATATTAAAGAGAGATTGCTAAACGAACTAAGAAAACATTCTATAAGTGGTCTTGAATTTATTACAGAATATATTTTTTCAATTATTGAAAAATATAACAATTTAAAAGAGGTAAGAGAATTTTTAGCAACTTTAAATAACTCAGAAGAAAAAAATCAAGAGAGTATTGATAGAGTGCTTCCCATAGGCTTTTTGCCTAGTAATATTTTGAGCAATCTTTACTTGTTAGAGTTAGACCAAAAAATTAAAGAAGAATTTTATCCGGTTAACTATAGTCGTTATGTAGATGATATTGTTTTTTTGATAAAAACAGATATTTCTGAGAATTATTTATCATCGGAGTTACCAGAAGTTGAACGTATCAAAAGTAAGCTTAGTTTAATAAAGAATTCTTTGAAGAATTCAGTTGAACTTAATGAAGAGAAAACCTTGTTTTTTATTGTTAATAAACAAAATGATATTAATTATTTGAATAAATTTGAGAAAGAAACTCAACAGCTTTCCAGTGATAATTATCGTTTGATAGATCCTAATGAATATGATAAAGAGTTTGAGAATGCATATAAATTAACCCAGGGATTAACGAAACTTTCAGATTTGTTTACAATTGTAAGGGATAAAAAGTATATTAGCCGAACAATATCGACAATTTTTAATTATATTTTTTGGAATCTTAAAGAAGATATCGATGGAGATAATGTAAGGCTATCGAAGAAATTTATTGATTATTTTTATTCATTTGTGGATGATGAATTTTTACTAAATTTATTTGATTATTGGTATCAATTGATTGTTATTGAATTGGTATCAAAGAAATTATTATTAAGTGAGCATTCTAAAAGTCCAATTAGTATAAAAAAGTATAAATTGAAATTTTGGAACAGATTTCAATTGCTAAAAGAAAATGTAAATGAGGAAAATGATTACCTAAATGTGTTTTTATCGAACTTTGAAAAGAAAGTTGAAAAAATTTTTAGTTGTAAAATAAATACACCATTATATCAGATTCAGGAGTATTTTAGATACCCAAGATATAAATTAGAAAATATAATTGATGAGACTAGTTTATTTTATTTTGAAAAACAATTAAGGAAGTTAGTGCAATTTAAGTGCTCTCAGTCACTATCTATTTCGAGTAAAAATGAAGACTTTTTGACTATAATAAAGAAGAATTTTTGTAATAATTTTCCTGCTGCACAAGATATAAAAGTTTTTGATAATGCAGATACGAAAATTGAAGGTTATGAATCAAAAGATAGGATTGTGCTATCTCAGAGTAACTTTGAAACTTATAGTAAAAGGGAAAAGTATTTTCTTTCAAATTCTAAAAATAAATCTAATATTACTGATATTGTTATTACTCTAAATGAGTCAGATAGAAATAATGCAGATGTTTTATTGTATCCAGAACAAGGAATACCAATTCAAGAGATATACTCACTTGTACGATTTTCAAAAAAAACAAAAACACTAGTTATCGGAGGAATGGACTTTATTTACCTGAAGGAGAAAGAAAAGGTTCTGAATTTAACCTTTATTATCAGACCATTTAAAGTATTGAAAGGAGAGAAAGAGTATAAAGATGTAGAGATAATACTACTTCCAAAGATCTATCCATCACCAATTGAATATGAAACATTTCATAATTCAAGAGCTTATTCAGGAGACAATTGGGAAATTTATATCCCCAACCCGGATGAATGGAAAAATCAGCATATAATAGAATTTAAAGGAAGTTACCACGCAATATTAAATTGTTATGAGGCCACCTCAATAGATTTAAAATATGAAATTTCCAAGGAAGAGCCAGAAATAGTTCACTTAATTACTAATAATAAAGATATTAAGTATTATTATCAGATAGCAGAGAGTCTATCACGAGATCTAATGGCAGTATCTACGATAACAAACTATTCGAAATTTGGAGGAGTTGAAGTATTTAGCCCCTACAAGGAAGAGTATAAGCGACAAATCTCACTACATAAAGGTGCTAAAAATACTCATGTTGATATTTGTGATATTGATTTGGAAGCAATAAAGCATAAGCGATTAAATAACTTAGACAGTACTATGAAACAGAACCCACCAAAGCATTATTATAGAAATTTAGGAAAGTAA